A stretch of DNA from Tubulanus polymorphus chromosome 6, tnTubPoly1.2, whole genome shotgun sequence:
gaagctacaggactcagaattcgggccaaaatttttgggcactaaaaaggtcataggacgaccatcttgagtccggtcgacccaatttttcttatgctgatgggcccttggggaattcaaatatatacgaaagatcaaggtaattgatcaaagcatcttcaaaatttccctcaaaaagttcaaaaatgtgtaaaaaagtgctgattttggcaaacaacaatggctgtcAGTCAGCCATTTTGATTCTGACCGCTGGGACTTAGGTCCCACGTGGGCTAAAAGAATTACTTCCATACCCATAATAAAACTCTTTGTTTTACTCAATAGTATAGCAAATGGTGCAATTTAAGTTCCCTCAACTGACAATATTTTCACACCATATGTTACCATGGAAATGATCATCATCGGAACCGTACGTGACCCTACTATCACAAAATAACAATATCTCAAGCTGAGCTAATGTGTCAATGAGAATCTAAAAATTCCTCTGTCTGCTCCTCTACTAAAAGTGCATTGAAATTAAGCCATACAGCATCAGTAAAATCTAGAGCATTACCCGAAATAATATTTGCAAAAGGggcacttttccaaaatttctggGGGGCAACTGCCCCCATAAGGTATGCACTGATCatattacagtagactcggcTTGATCTGAGGTACTCGGCTTGATCGGCTTAACAACCCAGTTAACCATTTATTTCggataggcctatatgttGAAATACTTTTGTGACGATATATGTTTAACATAACATGTAACACCGGTATCACTGTTGGACAACTTAACGGTGCCAAAAAAGGTCAGTCTTTAAGCAGAGTTTTCTGTATGGTAAATCAACCTGGGACAGATGAAATACgtaccatccaactcggatatctCTCAAGTTGGACACACTTTTATGGCCCCAAAAGATCCGATTTGAGtgaagtctactgtaatttTCTTAAATCTGAGTTAGTCAAACATATGCTGACGCTGTAATTTTAAATAGGCTGTATTCATTGTTAAGTGTGTAACATCGTGGCTGCTGAATTAGCGGTGCTATTGATCCTCcaaaaaatacagaaactTAAGCTTAACCCAtttagcactcaggaattaAACTCACtccttagaaaattcaagggaaaATTCAAGTTCATCACGATACCAAATAGCTCATTTGCTGTTAATTTTAATGCACAACGAGTTCGTgatattttgtagtaaatagtcaaggttttcatatgatataagatgtgatgaggtgggccaccaaaatcaTGTCCTTTGGCTCCAAAAATCGATCCAAAATTAACGGTCCTTGGATATGAAGTAAGCGCTCAGATCTGTCATGTTCTTACTCCTAATACTCAAGAATTTCAAATAGgaagatgttgatttctgCACCGTATTTTGAGGACTTGGGTGtctagtttatcataagctaTTGGGTTTGAATCCCGCTAGGGGCCTAACCGCTTTTGTGCAGCATACCAAAAATGTGTCAGGGCTcgaggagtaataggcaggATGGATACGGccttgagtgctaatgggttaatttCTGGCAGGGCAGCAGATATTTAGGAGCGGCTGATTTTCTAATTGGTgcatgtaaaaatgaaaagggTGGGCAACCCTTTAAAATCTGTTGCAGAGAACGATGCCCTGTTCACCCAGCCTCTAATGCGAACGCCGTTTTCCGATGGATGGATCTAAAAACGAAAGGGTCGGCTGCTCCTCCAAAACCTGTTGCGGAGAACACAACCTGCTTCCAATGAGAACACCGATTGATTTTTAACGTTTTCCGATGGGTGGATCTGATGAAAGGGTCGGCCGCCTTTCTAAAACCTGTTGCGCACAGAACAACGCCCTGTACACGCAGACTCCAACATGCGTTGATTTTTAACGTTTTCCGATGGGTGGATGTAAAAGTGAAAATGCTGGCTgcccctctaaaacctgttgCAGAGAACAACGCCCAGCCTCCGATGAGAACAATGTTGATTTCTAGCAACACCGACTACTGACCTGTATAGAGCGAGTATACGGAATCGCCGTGACGCCGAAACGTTTCAATTCCACGTCGCCGATACTTCTTGTCATCGCCAGACGATTGTTGACCATCGTGCTGCCGATGCTGTTATGAGTTACCATGCCGCCGCGTTGTTTGATGCGTTTCTGTTCATTTTCGTCCTCTGGTTCGTGGTCGACCGACAGACGTAACGACTGCGCGCGGCGACACAAGATCGCGCGACTATCGCCGACGTGTCCGATACACAGTTCAGTGCTGTGACGTAGTAGACACACCGTGGCCGTCGTCCCTCCGTTCATTTCGCCTTTGCCTTTCGGATTTacttgaaagaaaagaaaagaacggAAATCATGAAAATCGTTGTTCTAAAACTtctggggtcagttgctcaaaagttagagttaaccagtggatcgTTTAAATAGGCTAGTGACAATTAACCTGTTCACTACCATAAGCGACTGAAATTTTGGTTGCAAATTTTGCCTATTGTTTTCCATTGCAACTGATATTTCTAGTGGCTGTATATGACCTGAGGGTGCTAGCACAGCACAGCACAGCACAGCACAGCACAGCACAGCACCACTACGGGGTACATAGGTGTGTTTTGATTAGCAGAAAGCCGTCTGCTTTCATTATAGTTCCTTTTCAACTGGATAGGCGTCACCACATACCAGCAACATCAAAAATGAGCTAACGCCATCTGTTACAGAGCGTGCACAATTGTCTGGgagtgaaagggttaaaagttCATAGTACTATGGTATTcatccgccggttatcttaaACCTACTTTTGAGCAATGCGCCCCCTGGATTCGCTGTCACGTAGGGTTCTCAGACAAATTATAATTCCAGCCAATTAACCGTGGTTTATTGCCCACCAACGGTTTATATCCCTTGGCCCGGTTTCATGGACTGAGTATCAAATCTAACCGTAGGGGttaatcctcaatctgggtgacaaccaccatagtaacaatgagaaaccatggttataactgacatatttcaaaagattcccagggactatttttcttcaacatttATGAAACCTAGCCCTGGTAAATGCCCTCACAAATCCCCCCACCCCGTCTTGCCCCCCCAAAACTTACCCCTATATCTATTGGTCCCAAGACAATCCCCTCACAAACCATCCCCTCGCAAATTGTCCCCAGACAACTACTATGGATTGTAATTGCCCCTTTGGGTTATCCGTTCTATGTTCCATGTAGTGCCACAAAACTATTCCAACCAATGCCAGATTTAAATGGCTATCCGAATTGATTGGATCCGACTTGACCTGAGTGAGTCTACTGCATAATGTTGAAATGGCTGTAGTCACATGAGGGCCATTTAAGGGTTCAATTCCATGGGGGAAAGATGCCTGGAGGGTAGTCTCAATCGGGGATTTTGCGATCATCCGATTTTCAATAATACAAGCCATACACGACATCGGTTCTCGACCAAAAGCTCATAATTTTGTGAAAACAACTTTTTTAATTTAGACCCCTTTTCACTGCACATGGCCTACTCTTTGCACTGCACAACTAGACCCCTGTTATAACATTGcaccaagtttcatcaagGTCGAGCCACTATTGACCAAGCAAAGTAGCTTTAAGACAGACAGATACGCAAAAATATACAGTGTTAAAATAAGGGTCTCGTAACTTAACCCATCAGCACTCAAGCCGCTCGTATCcgccctgcctattactcctTAAGCCGCCCGAATCTGCCTGGCACTTTTTTCGTATGCTGCAAGAAAATGGCTATagtgggatttgaacccaatCGCTAATGATAAACTACGCACCTAAGTCCTCGAAATACcaaacagaaatcaacatcctcctatttcaatttcttgagTATATCGAGTTTGAACAAGACACATCTGAGCGCTCACTTCAAATCAAGTatttttggatgaatttccggggggccaaaaggacacgattttgagggcccacctcatcaaatcttatatcatatgaaagccttgacaatttactacaaaataacactaACTTGCAATGCATGGAAATAAATAGCAAGTGAGCTATTCGGTATCGTGATGAACTTAGATTttaccttgaattttctgaggagtaattgtgcaattcctgagtgctaatgggttaaaaaGGGAAGCCTGAGAACCAATATTTATCAGCAGCTGCGTTGGAACTGTAGTGACTGCAGCGGCGAAAGTCGCAGCAATGATTTACTGAAtgactttttttttctttctatactatggttttgatgaaattgaagtaaattaaccctttccgagctgactaattaataccccaagtgctggagaaaatgtgaaaatttgggaaaattccaccctagtgtgttgaataacgggaataccactatcaTGAGTCTACaccgtggtgcggtgtatcgttagttactactatttcactatgtttgacaggtgctgtcATCTTTgtatagagataaaaactaaaaactaattacatcaatacaccgcagtgcggttactagcaaaatccatcaccgattcatacaacgcactgcggtgtagacgcactgaaagggttaatcaatACGACGTGCCTGATCAGTGAAATACATACTTGGTTTCTTGATATAATCGTAATACATATGACGAGATAGTTTATTATTTAGATCGATGAACGACTGTTTCAACACGGTCAACAAATTGCTTTCGTCTCGCATCCAGAACTTGATGTGATCTTCGAGAAAGTCGCACGCGAAATCCGCCGCGATCGCGCCGCCGTGCCCGTCGAACATCGCGAAATACGAAACATCCGGCGTCAATTGCGAGATTTTCAGCCGGTCTTCATTTACGGTGCGTCGTCCGAGCACCGTCGAGTGTCCGATGTTCTCGAGCGTGATTTTCGGTATCGGTAATCCGGCCTTTTTGCTCTGTTCGACCAACAGCGGAAAGTTCAGTCGATTGTCCCACGTGCCGAGTGTGTCGAAATTGATTCCGCGCTGCGCAACGCCTTTGTTTTCCGGGTCGCTTAATGGCGTCGAATATAGTCTGCACGGCGGCGTCGCCGCCGGTTGCAACAACGCAAGAGAAAAAATACAACACTGTTCGGGCTTCGTATTCGAGTTCTTAAAATACAGTCTGAATACGGATGATAATTTTATGTCTTGGTGATGGATTCGTTTCTTCATCAAATTAATCATTGCGGGGTCGTTTAATCAACTGAAAGAAAACCGTTATTGATTAATATTCACGATTCCACCAATTGCACCCAGTTCAGGTAGCCTAGGCCTAGGCCCTACTGCTTCGATTTACGAACGAGTTAAGTTTAAGACGGTAAAGGTATAAGTTTAGACAAGCAGCCTATCGGCTGATACAGCTCCGCTGTTTTATGATAAGATTTTACAAGGACCACCTACACGGCAATCTCAAGAGTTCAAATCCAGAAAACAGCTCTATAACTTTTTAGCCCTTGGCCCATAGTATCTACATACCAAGCTGtgtcaatatcagataatgatTGTAGGACTGGTAGCAATTGAAAGAGTTTACAAGTGTGACCTGTACAGCGCCCCCTAGATATCAGATTGGGAAGGCTCAGCAACATTTGGCTTCCTCAACTAAGTTTCGTCAACATCTGTATTTAATAGGCTTTGTGTTTAACACAGGTGCTCGTAGTTAAAGTTTGGGGATAAGGAATAGCCTATTCtcaatcctcacttgccagatTTTGATTACCGCCCGCTGAAGTtcacgccaacacaaaccctggcctggctagatatatagactggtgtcTGCTGAGTGGGAACGtgtccgcccaagaaatcGTGGGTgatgtaatagaccaatgaagggtttgtgTTGGTGTGAGCTTCACCAggcggcaatcaaaccctggcaagcgaggatgaaaTTCTCCTATATCCCAGGCCCTGCAGCTATTGGAGGTGGTAGAGGCCTATTAGGCTACTATCCACCCAAAAACTAACTTCAACTAAGCTTTCATAGTCACCCTAGCCATAACCCGGAAGAATGCCGTTGATCCCATGTCTCATTAGTCCCACGTCTCATTGGTCCCACAATTTATTTGACATGTCATCGGTCCCACGTCTCATTGGTCCCAACTAGCCCACATTAAACAGGTGTGAAAATCAATACGCCCATTTCAGGATGGCCCTGGTGTGGCTATTTAACTAGGATTATGGGGCCTGGACTGGGTCCAGTACTCCTGTAGATGTGGGACCAATGAGACGCGGGACTCATGTAATGTGGGACCAATGAGACGTGAGACCAATGAGACACAGAATCAATTGTGGGACCAATGAGACGTGGGACTATCGAGCAGAACCCCATAACCCGCTGGGTgtcagtttttgttaaaaagtTCGTTCGAGTTGCCGGCCGAGTTACCTATACAACCTGGAATACTGAATCATCTCACAGGGCTTGTCACCATAACGTGACAGCCCGTGTGCATTTCATCCAAAAACTTCTACGTGCCCCGATCTTGTGTCCTTTTGAAAAATGTacaattgaatataattgggATACCATGACATCATGacacaggggcttgtcacaGTTTGACGGATAATGACACTGGTTTAGTTTCTGTATTCTCCCGGTGGTTTCATCCATTCTCCATTTATTGTAACAAGGCCTAGCCCTCTGTCTggctagttagttacctaatcgttggtggtaagcttctAGGGcaatagtctgaataccagacgtTGTTATGGTCCCtgaggaacaacggctagataCTGGACTATTAGGGCAAGGCCCCTCTGAAAGGCCTATATATAATCTTTAATTGGATGGGCTTGTGGCAGGGACAGATCTAGGGGTAAATCTAGAGGGTCTTCTCAGAATTCTAGGGCATACCTAAAAGAAAAGGGCACTGCTAACACACCGAGCGCAGTGCGCGAGGCTAACACTCCTTCAGCGCTAAGCCCTTCCGGGGTCCGAGGTCCCGCCAGAAAAATCTTGAGATTCCAGCACTGATTAGAAGCCATTTTGAGTCATGAAATTGTTTTGCGAGCAAAATATTTGGAGGGCACTTCAGAATTTTGAGGGTCTTCCAGAAGACCCTTAACTAAGAAGAACCCCAATCCGGCCtgtgtggtttgtgaaaatatccgatttgCGATCGTGAAACTATACAGGAGGTTgtcacaatttgatggagGTCGGATGGATGACACCAGTAtcctttttttaatattggGATACTTTGGTGTCATCCATCGCctccatcaaattgtgacAAATAAAACGAAGAGGCGCCCCCCTCTGCACAGACCTGActaaaaagtaaataaaaccCACGGCCACGAACAGACAGGTTTTTTGACTACCACAAACCCACACCAGAAGGATGCCTGTCAGTCGAAAGGGTCCGAATAGAGTGGATAACGCTATACATCACATATACACTTACAAGGCCCGTAATAAATCTGttgattcaaaaatatagCAAAAATCTTCAGGCCGggtaatttatcaatttagcgtaaggtgctgccaccatcACAAAACTAGTGACATTTTTAACCCGAaatttcaaggtcgttgagctCCAGTATTGACAACTAAGtgttttttggtttttatgGAAATTTTTTTGATGATAGCGCCCTAAATACTCGCATTTAGGCAATTGAAGACATTGAGCCCCATGGCTAACCTAACCGTATTGccgaaaattgaaaaactctCATCACTGGTGACACGAATTTTGGGATGCAATCCTGGCTCTTTTCGGCTGCAGGGAACTAATTCTTATCTAGTTGGATCTGGTTCCAGGTAAGTCACCCCCTGAACAGGGATTTTGAACCTGGaagcatcgagattgccacggtacggaatcctgccacactagaccgattGATTGTGCAGCTACGCATGCAGCTTGATGACGTTATTAGTCGATCGGATATCCCGTTCGGTGTTTAATTTTAGCtcaggttttcccatttatgtGGCATAGTTCTGCAGTGAAATTTGCCTCGACGGTTATACAAGGagaaatctgattggtgccgcaagtttttgCGCAGTGAACCTGTGCATGAAGTTGCGCAACTGGTCTAGTGTGGCAAGGGTTTGTGCCGTGGccgagtgtagcgatgccatcgggttcaaatccctgtcaAGGGAGGGTGGTTAAGTCAGTTATATTGAGCGCACGGACTTGTAACAATGATACGTAGTCAGTGGACAAAATTCCTATTGgcaattctttttttcgacTTTTATCCATCCTTTGAattaaatcttgaattgtAGAAGAATATTGATTGATACCAGCGATCCTGGTCAAGATGAATATACAGCCAATTTGAACAAAGTCCTACAGAAATATGGTGCCCAACTTCAAGAGATTGTTATCACGCATTGGCACGAGGACCACGTCGGCGCTGTACAAGATATTTGCAGCAATATTCTACACGGTATTTGAATAAGAAAACAATTAAGAAAACAAAGACTTTTATCATGCTTTCGTGCAAATGTTGTGACTTTTAACATTTTAGATGGAATAAAGGTGTCGAAGATAGAAAGGAAAAGTACTCCAGATCGTGACATCGGTCCCTTGgcaaaatacaatttcatcaataaagACCAGGTTTTTCAGACGGATGGAGCAACATTAAGGTACAACAAAATAGAGTGCAATTCTATTTTACTACCTTGGGtcgaaaattgcttccaacgcgcctGTATTTTCATACGATTTCTAGGCATTTGAGggacattttagaaaatgtaagCTAAATCTTGTGCCGCAGAATGCTGTCCCATTAGTTGCGAGTGGAAAAAATtgccctgaaaaatatagcTTTCAAAAAGGCACGGGAAAATTGTAAGGGGAGTTTTTGCTCATTGTGCTCCTGCCTGGATCCGCCCGTGAAAGATgctaatttttcatttaatgaaTTGCATTTTTAAATTACGTGGAAGAGATTTTCTAGGTTTGATCCATTTTAGGGTACTGCTTACTCCTGGACATACAGAGGATCATATGAGCTTATACTTGGAGGAAGAGAATGCAGTTTTTGCTGGCGATACAGTACTAGGAGAAGGATCTTGCGTATGTATCTTATTGTGATACATCGACGAACAAATAGATACCGGTATCTTGAATATAATCAATTCAGACACACTAACACCTAAAAAATAGCCCAAACCAATGTTCAGGGGCAGGCATATTTTACCAGCTCATACTCAAACTtttctttaaccctttcagtgcgtctagcccgcattgcggtgtataaatcagtgatgaactttgctagtacatcgcATTTCTTTGGTGTACTGATGTAGTTCGTAAacgtttttttctctaatGAAAGACGGCGTATTGATGAAGTTCGTAAacgtttttttctctaatGAAAGacggcagcacctgtcaaacacagTTAGATATAAGTAACTAACAATGCACCGCGCCGCGATGTAGACACATTATAGCTGATACCTGTTGTTTGATGCACTGggctggaatttttcaaacattttcaaattatctccagcactttagggTAGGCCTATCAATTAGTAGTCAGCATTGAAAGGGTTTAGAAATCTGATtccaatttttcagaatttaacTGATTTTTAACAACCTTTACATGTAGGATATTATTGTACAAGGCCCGATTTTACAGAAAAGTTCAACTCAAGTTTATGCTTAATTGCTGCTGGttatgatttcaatgtaaacaacaattcaaacttaaccgttttgaGCTTAAacgtttttgtgaaactggacccggTACAATATTGTAGTCAATTTTTGTTAAATTCAGGCGTTCGAAGATCTTTACGATTACATGAAGTCATTGGATTTGATTAAGAGTGTCAAGCCAAGTCGTATTTACCCGGGACATGGTCCGCTGATAACAGACGCCGTGTCGAAACTTACCGAATACATCGAACACAGAAAAATGagagaaaaacaaatcattgaTACGCTTCATTTGAACAAAGATAAATGGCATAACACTATGGAGTTACTAAAACTGATATATACAGTAAGTTATGACTATTGCATCTGAAAAATCCTGAATTATCCGCCCACCTTTGGTTTTCCGCCAAAATAACCCACAAAATTCCAGTAAATtggtgatgaaaatattgttcaGTTATTCGACACTTTCGATCGTCTGCCACTAAAGGATATTGATCCAGAGTGTGGTAGATAATCAATAGTTGACCAAGTGCTTACCTTTCACAGAAATGTCGGTAAGTGCTGAAAATTGTTGCTTTTTGATTAAACAAGTCATCTGAAAAATTTGTCAGCATTTGTAACCGTGATAGATAGTGTTGATTGAATGATCAGACGCCAAGCGCACATCATTTCCGGGCTATTGCAGAAACTTGACCTATTGCATGAATGACAGATTGATGTGAATTAATGTCTATAGTTTATTGATATGATATGGTTTGACAAATCATGATGAGCAGATACGTACAATGTCTATCATGGGAACAATTCACTAAAAttcatttaaccgaataatttgctcttattttaggatatacCGGAAACGCTTTATCTGGCCGCTGGTCATAACATGTTACAATCAATTGAGAAACTGATTAAAGAAGGAAGGATCGGTATGTGTAGTCAATGGCGGCGTGTGCCTCCTTGATACCAGTCATGTTACAGTTACAGGATATACTCGTTAAGCATTCAGTTGGTAGCTTGTCAAATCTGTTGTAGGATGTCAAATCCTTTTTTTCCTGAGCCATAACCATCCTCGCTTCCCAGGGTTTGATTGACTCCACCGAAGCTCACGCCAACATATACCCTGGCTGTAGActcttcattggtctattacaccGTCTAAGATTTCTTGGGCAGGCAGGTTGCTGCTTAgtggccaccagtctatatatctaacCAATCAGATAGGTGGTATTGATAGAGTGAACCTGCCAGTTAAAAACAACATATCTGATTAGCTTAATACagagactggtggccgctgtCATGAGCTGTCTTGGGTAGTCTAATAGGATAACCTTAACTTGCATATGTTGGATGAGTAGAAAACTGGGATAGATGCTTTTCAAGTTGGATGACAATGTCTGGTCCCATTTTGGTTTCCTTTACTATATTTGAATAACAAATCCACCGATCAACAACCTACTTTATCAAAGTTTAGGCTACTCATACGTACATTTTATAAATGAACCGCTTGTGGAAATTACCGAGATAAAATCTTTACATTTCAGAATACCAGGGGAGCTGTGATGAACCcatggaaatgaaattcaaactcaaattgTCATCTCTATGATCACGCACATTTAATTGTTACGtcaaggggtcattcatttattacgtacgcattaggggagggggaggggtcagtggaatttgcgtactgtaatgcttaatgtatatgaaaaaaatggccgattttgcatacagagggggagggggggttgaaaaattcaaattttatgcgtacgtaataaatgaatgatccccaaCATATAGGGGTATATATTTCTTCACGATTAGGTGATTTTCTTTAAGCCTTAAAGTTTTTTAGGGTTACTTTACTGCTTGAAGACATTGCCATGAGGGTAATGCTATAGTTATGTATTGATTCAAACTTAGTTCATTACACAAATGTATGCAAATACTGCCACACAatattacagtggaacctcgttataacgaacttggatacaacgattcatcggatacaacaaatatagaattttgtcccaagtaagaaaatgtaattgatttcatactggatataacgaactctCGGATTTCTCGTCCCTTGAACGTGGTTCCACTGAAATACTATTCTGAACGGATGAAGTAATTGTATTACGGTATACGGTAACTATAGATGGTGGCTGCTTCGGGACATAGCATCCCTCCTTCATTTGTCAAATAGCTGACGTGAAGACGATGAAACGCCAGCAGACCGACCTTACGAGCTAGAGTCAATATCTACAAAGAATTTCTAATCACTTCAAACGAGAAAACGTATTGACGATCGCATCAAAACGAGCGATATCCGGCTCGGTATTTTTAAAACGAAGATTTATGCGGATAAACTGATATCCATAGAACATTCGGCATTGTTTCTGGCGTTTTATCGCGGTTGTTTGTATATATGTCAGGAGTTATAAAAAGATTGAAATTTGTATATTCTGAACTAGAGCCAAGTGGCCTTTTTGAGATGATCGAGTTTTGTAATACACAAatatgaaaaagatttaaGCAGAATGTGTTATTATGAATTATCTGCGTACATTATATGTGATAGCCAATGTCTTACGGTCGTCCTTGTTGATTTTTTATACGATGTTGGATCTAGACCCGGTGGTCTTATCTCCAGCGGTCAGATCTAGATGATGTTATATCGCTGTTAGAAAAGCTACGGAAATAGATATATCGAAttattgaataaaacaattgtAATGACATTGCTGGTGTTTATTTTGCGAATATGCACTCCCGCATTGAGGGGCTAATTTTGAAGAACCTAGCCCTAAAGGGCACTCGGATGTCCGAAAAGGCAATATTAAAAGTACTCCCGCACTGAAATGCACCAATATCTTTGGTGGCTAAAAGGGCACTCAAAACAATTTGACGGACTGGTACAGATCTCATATGTCCCCCTCGATCAGTCCCTGAATTATCATTGATCATCGAACGCGTGATAGAAACGTCTGTCTCGTTCCGTGTGTTCAAGCTGATGGTCAGAAAATCCAAACGTACAGGGATCCACAATCCCGTAGCGGTACTCGAAAAACGCCTAATGAAATACACCGAATCGGAAAACGCATAACGCCTAATTCCTAGAAAATGACCTAATTTCGTAATTGC
This window harbors:
- the LOC141907561 gene encoding protein phosphatase 1K, mitochondrial-like, coding for MINLMKKRIHHQDIKLSSVFRLYFKNSNTKPEQCCIFSLALLQPAATPPCRLYSTPLSDPENKGVAQRGINFDTLGTWDNRLNFPLLVEQSKKAGLPIPKITLENIGHSTVLGRRTVNEDRLKISQLTPDVSYFAMFDGHGGAIAADFACDFLEDHIKFWMRDESNLLTVLKQSFIDLNNKLSRHMYYDYIKKPINPKGKGEMNGGTTATVCLLRHSTELCIGHVGDSRAILCRRAQSLRLSVDHEPEDENEQKRIKQRGGMVTHNSIGSTMVNNRLAMTRSIGDVELKRFGVTAIPYTRSIQIKHGYDAFLVLTSDGINYVMNDQELCDLISSTKSPSEAANIVTDQALHYGSEDNSSVIIIPFGAWGKYAKTKQSAPYVFGRNILGRRYS
- the LOC141906890 gene encoding endoribonuclease LACTB2-like; this encodes MANLTVLPKIEKLSSLVTRILGCNPGSFRLQGTNSYLVGSGSRRILIDTSDPGQDEYTANLNKVLQKYGAQLQEIVITHWHEDHVGAVQDICSNILHDGIKVSKIERKSTPDRDIGPLAKYNFINKDQVFQTDGATLRVLLTPGHTEDHMSLYLEEENAVFAGDTVLGEGSCAFEDLYDYMKSLDLIKSVKPSRIYPGHGPLITDAVSKLTEYIEHRKMREKQIIDTLHLNKDKWHNTMELLKLIYTDIPETLYLAAGHNMLQSIEKLIKEGRIEYQGSCDEPMEMKFKLKLSSL